One window of Acetomicrobium thermoterrenum DSM 13490 genomic DNA carries:
- the murB gene encoding UDP-N-acetylmuramate dehydrogenase: MKLEILANRLREIGIKDLKKDEPLALHSSWKIGGPADVLVNVSDIPSLQKLIVFAKEWDIPFIVIGRGSNILFPDEGLRGIVAKFGKAFASVRTSGTSIVADAGVWTPRLAKIAASKGISGLEHVSGIPGTLGGLIYMNGGSLRRSIGDNVKSVLALDESANLIEISRDKCEFSYRSSLFQRKNYVILKACIEGKGDDPKNIKRRILDILAERKCKFPLKFPSCGSVFTNNAEIYEVCGPPGKIIEEAGLKGLRVGGLMVSTMHANFIVNVGGGRCKDAFELISMIRETVHKRTGFWLECEVRYVTPKGKIAPLHEFL; encoded by the coding sequence TTGAAACTTGAAATATTGGCCAACAGACTGAGAGAAATAGGCATAAAGGACCTAAAAAAAGACGAGCCGCTGGCCCTCCACTCGAGCTGGAAGATCGGCGGACCTGCCGATGTGTTGGTAAATGTGAGCGACATACCCTCCCTGCAGAAGTTGATCGTCTTCGCCAAGGAGTGGGACATCCCCTTTATCGTCATCGGAAGGGGAAGCAATATACTTTTTCCCGACGAAGGCCTGCGTGGCATAGTGGCAAAATTCGGCAAAGCCTTCGCAAGTGTTCGGACAAGCGGCACAAGTATTGTCGCCGATGCCGGTGTGTGGACTCCTCGCTTGGCAAAGATCGCCGCCTCAAAAGGCATCTCGGGACTTGAGCACGTCAGCGGAATACCTGGTACCTTGGGCGGGCTTATCTACATGAATGGAGGCAGCTTGAGGCGTTCAATCGGCGATAATGTAAAAAGCGTTTTGGCTTTGGACGAAAGTGCAAATCTCATCGAGATATCTCGCGATAAGTGCGAATTTTCTTATCGCAGCTCTCTTTTTCAAAGAAAAAATTATGTAATCCTCAAGGCCTGCATCGAGGGCAAAGGCGATGACCCCAAAAACATCAAAAGGCGCATTTTAGACATACTGGCCGAGCGAAAATGCAAATTTCCCCTTAAATTTCCAAGTTGCGGCTCCGTCTTCACGAACAATGCGGAAATATACGAAGTATGCGGCCCGCCGGGCAAGATAATAGAAGAGGCGGGTTTGAAGGGACTTCGCGTGGGGGGGCTCATGGTTAGCACAATGCATGCCAACTTTATAGTTAATGTGGGAGGCGGGCGCTGCAAAGACGCCTTCGAGCTAATTTCCATGATTAGAGAGACAGTCCACAAAAGGACTGGTTTTTGGCTCGAATGCGAGGTAAGGTATGTTACCCCCAAGGGAAAGATAGCGCCTTTACATGAATTTCTTTAG
- the nuoE gene encoding NADH-quinone oxidoreductase subunit NuoE, producing the protein MLLVKHITITKEGKEVRCVTKGTKEVELDIKELEDIVNKAKEENLGLIPLLQRTQEVIGYLPKETLVVLSEMLHLPYSKVFGVATFYAQFHLTPRGRHVIQQCDGTACHVKGGPRIRRVIEEKLGISPGETTEDLKATYEIVYCLGSCGLAPAAMIDGKVIGRLTQEKMKRILDSME; encoded by the coding sequence ATGTTACTAGTCAAACATATCACTATCACTAAAGAAGGGAAAGAGGTGAGGTGTGTGACTAAAGGCACTAAAGAAGTCGAGCTCGACATTAAGGAGCTAGAGGATATCGTAAACAAGGCTAAGGAAGAGAATTTAGGTTTAATACCTCTGCTCCAGAGAACCCAGGAGGTAATCGGCTATTTGCCGAAGGAGACCCTGGTAGTATTGTCGGAGATGTTGCACCTTCCCTACAGCAAGGTCTTCGGAGTAGCTACATTTTATGCACAGTTCCATTTGACGCCAAGAGGACGTCACGTGATCCAACAATGCGACGGTACTGCCTGCCATGTCAAGGGAGGTCCCAGGATAAGGCGTGTCATAGAGGAAAAATTGGGCATCTCTCCCGGCGAAACTACCGAGGATTTGAAGGCTACATACGAGATCGTCTATTGTTTGGGTTCCTGCGGCCTGGCGCCAGCTGCAATGATCGATGGCAAGGTGATTGGAAGGCTGACTCAGGAGAAAATGAAGAGAATTTTAGATTCGATGGAGTGA
- a CDS encoding Mur ligase family protein has product MLVTGTRGKSTLVRLMTAGFKALGISCFSRITGVVPMEILPSGVRQIVRSREGHIEELRWWLYHVPEDSEAIVVENSAVSAELQPLAAKWLKPNLVIWTNLKEDHPEAWGPTKEGAMRALLSGIPKGVPVALGPDMHLEEKLHGILKQNRNEVFLTGDAVDFEEANKALAINALKTYGLNVTEESLSSNLTDDPGRFRVLKMGNGLLAWGFSANDVESTVSLLFSLKWQKEETTVLFNNRRDRPGRLKAFEPWFNNAQYKGIYICGSHPLRHIKGAKWIYFRDVDEIVSFVSERGLVFGCGNIAGLPLRELLSYEEVNYICDRI; this is encoded by the coding sequence ATCCTTGTTACAGGAACAAGAGGAAAGAGCACTTTGGTAAGGTTAATGACGGCTGGGTTTAAGGCATTAGGTATCTCCTGTTTTTCTCGTATTACCGGAGTCGTCCCGATGGAAATATTGCCCAGCGGTGTTCGGCAGATAGTCAGATCGAGAGAGGGGCATATCGAAGAGCTCCGGTGGTGGCTTTACCATGTGCCCGAAGATTCGGAAGCTATCGTCGTGGAAAACAGTGCTGTCTCCGCCGAGCTTCAGCCTCTGGCGGCAAAGTGGCTCAAGCCCAACCTAGTAATCTGGACCAACTTAAAGGAAGACCATCCAGAAGCTTGGGGTCCGACGAAAGAAGGTGCGATGCGGGCTTTGCTTTCTGGGATCCCGAAGGGCGTGCCTGTAGCATTGGGCCCTGACATGCATTTGGAAGAAAAATTGCACGGGATTTTAAAACAAAATCGTAACGAGGTTTTTTTGACAGGAGATGCTGTAGATTTTGAGGAAGCAAATAAGGCTTTAGCTATAAATGCTCTAAAGACATATGGACTTAATGTAACAGAGGAATCTCTGAGCAGTAATTTAACTGATGATCCAGGTAGATTTAGAGTTCTAAAGATGGGTAATGGTCTTCTGGCATGGGGTTTTTCGGCTAACGACGTAGAAAGCACCGTAAGCCTTCTTTTTTCCCTTAAATGGCAGAAAGAAGAGACTACTGTGCTTTTTAACAATCGTAGAGATAGGCCGGGAAGGCTGAAGGCGTTTGAACCATGGTTTAATAATGCTCAGTACAAAGGTATTTACATTTGCGGTTCCCATCCCCTTCGTCATATAAAAGGTGCTAAATGGATTTATTTTAGGGATGTTGACGAGATCGTTTCTTTCGTGAGTGAAAGAGGTTTGGTTTTCGGTTGCGGTAATATAGCAGGATTGCCCCTTCGAGAACTGCTCTCTTATGAAGAGGTGAATTATATCTGCGACAGGATTTAA
- a CDS encoding thioredoxin domain-containing protein, whose protein sequence is MCSFKLKGPEDLEKLAEEARKELVIREGAEFTVKVFIGSLNNRETYKKVAKAFVDETKRANVRARVIIAEGEAASGFDPLVEINTPRDGVVLYANITPDKVPILVREHLVRGKIVSEWIISQKRSQHVLFSWH, encoded by the coding sequence ATGTGCAGCTTTAAGTTGAAAGGCCCCGAGGATCTTGAGAAGTTGGCCGAAGAGGCCAGGAAGGAGCTGGTAATTAGGGAGGGTGCTGAATTTACGGTAAAAGTCTTCATCGGATCGCTAAATAACAGAGAGACATATAAAAAAGTGGCCAAGGCCTTTGTGGATGAAACGAAAAGGGCTAACGTCAGAGCCAGGGTGATAATTGCAGAGGGTGAAGCTGCTTCTGGTTTCGACCCCCTCGTCGAGATAAATACACCGCGGGACGGCGTTGTTCTTTACGCAAACATCACTCCCGACAAAGTTCCCATCCTGGTAAGAGAGCATTTGGTAAGGGGAAAAATTGTTTCTGAGTGGATCATCTCTCAGAAGCGCAGCCAGCATGTGCTCTTTAGCTGGCATTAA
- a CDS encoding FAD-dependent oxidoreductase, with the protein MSVNYRANILCCRGTSCTAGGSREILESFREQIKLHDLEDEVSLSFSGCHGLCSIGPIVVIYPEDIFYCQVEPEDVPEIVEKTLIRGKLVDRLLFKDPITYEAIPHYHQIPFYMNQTRILLRNCGLINPERIEEYIAREGYQGLAKALYKMSPQHVIEEVKSSNLRGRGGGGFPTGVKWDLTRKNPAEPKYVICNADEGDPGAFMDRSLIEGDPHALIEGMLIAGYAIGAQKGFIYCRAEYPLAIQRLKIAIDQAKEYGLLGEGILGSNFNFDIEIKEGAGAFVCGEETALIASIEGRRGEPRPRPPFPAERGLWDKPTNINNVKSYAFVPQIILNGHEWFSSIGTEKSKGTAVFALTGKVKNTGLLEIPMGTTIGEIIFDVGEGVAKDRQFKAVQTGGPLGGCLPSDALNLPVDFDSLTASGALMGSGGMIVVDETTCMVELARFFLQFAVAESCGQCTPCRVGGNKMLEILTRITKGQGKMEDLDMLEEIAKFMKKASLCALGQGAPNPVLSTLRYFRDEYERHILDLRCPAGACTTLAPSPCQSACPAEVKIPIYVSLISEGRYDEALDIHRASNPFPSVCGRVCPSFCEDKCRRGEVDEPVAIRDLKRFMADRESEEWFPKAYEPDKGKSVGIVGGGPGGLTAALRLAQLGYEVCIYEESSELGGMMRWGIPDYRLPKDVLRKEINSILNVGKIDVKLNTKVSRDITIEDLLKTHDALLLAIGAQGSRDLGIPGYELSGVESGVSLLRKLNMGDDLSFVKGKRVVVVGGGNVAMDAARSLLRLGAKEVHLVYRRERKDMPALVEEVEAAEEEGIHFDLSTRRWRRRRISAEEERVIFHYLTSPVKVLGENGRVTGLLCQKLKLHDESGKSQFDSSARKVSFPVKGSEFVLDADVIVAAIGQKVEQPSLEDLGIKQHRNGTILVDERSLMTSREGVFAVGDVVLGPASIVEAVGQGNKAARAIDRFLRGLSLPEPPSFIERPEPQKYEISEEDAERPRAKTSILSPETRVYDFREVNLGFPNEAVARSEARRCLRCDLEER; encoded by the coding sequence ATGTCAGTTAATTATCGTGCAAATATTTTGTGTTGCAGAGGTACGAGTTGTACGGCGGGCGGATCCCGTGAGATATTGGAATCCTTTAGAGAACAAATAAAGTTGCATGACCTAGAAGATGAGGTCTCCCTTTCCTTTTCCGGTTGTCACGGGTTGTGCTCCATAGGTCCTATCGTGGTGATATATCCGGAGGATATATTTTATTGTCAAGTAGAGCCAGAAGATGTGCCTGAAATAGTGGAGAAAACCCTTATTCGGGGCAAATTGGTGGATCGACTTTTGTTTAAAGATCCTATAACGTATGAAGCTATCCCTCACTATCATCAGATTCCCTTTTACATGAATCAGACGAGAATTTTGTTGAGAAATTGTGGCCTCATAAATCCGGAACGCATCGAGGAATACATAGCAAGAGAAGGTTACCAGGGTTTGGCCAAGGCGCTTTATAAAATGTCTCCGCAACATGTCATAGAAGAAGTAAAAAGCTCAAATTTGAGAGGGCGAGGAGGCGGCGGTTTCCCAACGGGGGTTAAATGGGATTTAACAAGAAAAAACCCCGCGGAACCTAAATACGTGATTTGCAACGCCGACGAAGGGGATCCGGGAGCCTTCATGGATCGAAGCTTGATCGAGGGAGATCCTCATGCTTTGATCGAAGGGATGCTCATCGCAGGCTATGCTATAGGAGCGCAAAAAGGATTCATTTACTGTAGGGCCGAATACCCTTTGGCCATACAGAGGCTGAAAATAGCCATTGACCAGGCTAAGGAATATGGTTTGTTGGGAGAAGGCATTTTAGGTTCCAACTTTAATTTCGACATAGAAATAAAGGAAGGCGCCGGAGCCTTCGTCTGTGGCGAAGAGACGGCCTTGATTGCCTCTATAGAGGGCCGAAGGGGAGAGCCCAGGCCGCGGCCACCCTTTCCCGCAGAAAGGGGTCTCTGGGACAAGCCGACGAATATAAACAACGTAAAAAGCTACGCCTTCGTCCCCCAAATCATTTTAAACGGTCATGAGTGGTTTTCCTCCATCGGCACGGAAAAAAGCAAGGGGACGGCAGTGTTTGCCCTGACCGGCAAGGTAAAAAACACCGGATTGCTTGAAATTCCAATGGGAACGACTATAGGGGAAATCATTTTCGATGTGGGAGAAGGTGTGGCCAAGGACAGGCAGTTCAAGGCAGTGCAAACGGGAGGCCCTTTGGGAGGATGTCTTCCCTCTGACGCTTTAAACCTCCCCGTCGATTTCGATTCCCTCACGGCTTCCGGCGCCCTGATGGGTTCCGGCGGAATGATCGTCGTGGATGAGACTACCTGCATGGTGGAGCTCGCTAGGTTCTTCCTGCAGTTTGCCGTGGCTGAATCCTGCGGGCAATGCACCCCCTGTCGGGTTGGCGGAAACAAGATGCTCGAGATACTCACGCGGATAACAAAAGGACAGGGCAAGATGGAAGATTTGGATATGCTGGAAGAGATAGCGAAGTTCATGAAAAAAGCTTCTCTCTGTGCTCTCGGACAAGGTGCTCCAAATCCGGTGTTGTCGACGCTCCGTTATTTTAGAGATGAATACGAAAGGCATATATTGGACTTAAGATGTCCTGCTGGGGCGTGTACGACTCTTGCGCCCTCCCCCTGTCAAAGTGCCTGCCCTGCAGAGGTAAAAATTCCCATCTATGTTTCTTTAATATCGGAAGGAAGGTATGACGAAGCGCTGGATATACACAGGGCATCCAATCCCTTCCCTTCCGTTTGTGGGCGGGTTTGTCCCTCTTTCTGCGAAGATAAATGTAGGAGAGGAGAGGTCGATGAACCCGTTGCAATAAGAGATTTGAAGCGCTTCATGGCCGATCGCGAATCTGAAGAATGGTTCCCTAAAGCTTACGAACCAGATAAAGGAAAAAGCGTAGGTATAGTTGGGGGCGGACCGGGAGGCCTTACCGCAGCTTTAAGATTGGCTCAACTTGGATATGAAGTTTGCATTTATGAAGAAAGCTCGGAACTGGGCGGCATGATGAGGTGGGGCATTCCCGATTACAGGTTGCCCAAGGACGTGTTGAGAAAGGAAATAAATTCGATCTTGAACGTCGGGAAAATCGATGTCAAGTTAAATACTAAAGTAAGTCGCGATATCACAATTGAAGACCTGTTAAAAACTCATGATGCCCTTTTGCTGGCCATAGGGGCACAGGGCTCCAGGGATTTAGGAATTCCTGGCTATGAGCTTTCCGGCGTCGAAAGCGGCGTTTCCTTGCTGCGAAAGCTAAATATGGGCGATGACCTCTCCTTCGTCAAGGGTAAAAGGGTAGTAGTGGTAGGCGGAGGAAATGTCGCCATGGATGCCGCACGATCCCTTCTCAGGCTAGGGGCCAAGGAAGTTCACCTGGTCTATCGAAGGGAGCGCAAAGATATGCCTGCCCTTGTGGAAGAAGTCGAGGCTGCCGAGGAGGAGGGAATCCACTTCGACCTCAGCACACGCAGGTGGCGCAGACGGAGAATATCGGCAGAAGAGGAGAGGGTTATATTCCATTATTTAACATCTCCCGTAAAGGTGCTCGGAGAGAATGGAAGGGTTACAGGATTGCTTTGTCAAAAACTTAAACTTCACGACGAAAGTGGTAAAAGCCAGTTCGATTCCTCGGCCAGGAAGGTCTCCTTTCCGGTGAAAGGAAGCGAGTTTGTTCTTGACGCTGATGTAATCGTTGCCGCCATAGGGCAAAAGGTAGAGCAACCCTCATTGGAGGATTTGGGCATCAAACAACACAGGAATGGCACGATCTTGGTAGATGAGAGGAGCTTGATGACCAGTCGGGAGGGCGTATTTGCAGTTGGAGATGTAGTGTTGGGGCCA
- a CDS encoding GNAT family N-acetyltransferase, producing MNFFREGGGEPWGFEQGEASGTIEIKSVNPADYESEIVDLYRRAYKGLEEYADTDIETIKRYLGWLYRRADGGFLVAFDGSRIVGFVSIDHKWLSPESHIVGEIHEILVDPDYQGKRIGKLLLEKAVDLLAKRGVKMIELWAGEKNFHAQNFYKSQGFEEKEKRGKWIRFIKNL from the coding sequence ATGAATTTCTTTAGGGAAGGAGGTGGTGAGCCATGGGGTTTTGAACAGGGAGAGGCCTCAGGTACTATCGAAATAAAGAGCGTGAACCCCGCCGACTACGAATCGGAGATCGTTGACCTCTACAGACGTGCTTACAAAGGCTTAGAGGAGTACGCTGACACCGATATCGAGACGATCAAAAGATATCTCGGATGGCTTTACAGGCGAGCCGATGGCGGTTTTTTGGTCGCCTTTGACGGATCGCGAATCGTAGGTTTCGTGTCCATAGACCACAAATGGCTTTCCCCGGAGAGCCATATCGTGGGAGAAATACATGAAATCTTGGTCGACCCCGATTACCAGGGCAAAAGAATCGGGAAACTGCTATTGGAAAAGGCCGTGGACTTATTGGCTAAAAGAGGCGTCAAGATGATAGAGCTGTGGGCGGGCGAAAAGAATTTCCACGCCCAAAATTTTTACAAAAGCCAGGGTTTCGAAGAAAAAGAAAAAAGAGGAAAATGGATAAGGTTTATAAAAAATCTTTGA
- a CDS encoding poly-gamma-glutamate biosynthesis protein PgsC/CapC, with amino-acid sequence MALGLIFYRRTGVATGGIISPGLLALGPFAPRTFAFVILSSLLVLSLLEVLVRVFGLYGRERVSFALLIAALLGFFSNPFLPWVGWVVPGLIAADMQRQGVIPTSLALFVVTGLSVLMGNLVYEIF; translated from the coding sequence ATAGCTTTAGGTTTGATATTTTATCGCAGGACAGGTGTAGCTACGGGAGGGATAATTTCGCCGGGCTTGCTGGCTTTGGGGCCATTTGCACCACGTACGTTTGCCTTCGTCATACTGAGTTCGCTTCTTGTACTCTCTTTACTGGAAGTCCTCGTCAGGGTTTTTGGCCTATACGGAAGGGAAAGGGTGTCCTTTGCTTTGCTCATCGCAGCATTGCTGGGCTTTTTCTCGAACCCCTTTTTACCATGGGTTGGATGGGTGGTCCCAGGCCTTATCGCTGCTGACATGCAGCGTCAAGGCGTCATTCCAACGTCCTTGGCGCTGTTTGTCGTTACCGGATTATCTGTCTTAATGGGGAATTTGGTATATGAGATATTTTAA
- the pgsW gene encoding poly-gamma-glutamate system protein encodes MRYFNAFVRGIFSMILGKDTTLSRRCNLYLFMLAAVISLLVWSWPSGTLTVEEERVWDRIREAQFYLYSLKTQREGVAPSQSLDPWQSGLIGTEWSIITTTVGSLASKQISCNPLWGAIFLRWFDKAGLKRGDRIAILSSGSFPGFLISSLVAAEERGLDVLLVVSLGASSYGANDPNFPIPIILRELRRAGFISTKAAFYTFGGDYEIGAGIPPDGLEILSQSAISDDVPLLQAKSLQEVIDAKVGRLDIFKPALVVQIGGSHANMGTDDAVLSLPPGFLDSRYAERAGNGVIGLVLKRGIPVIHMLNVKSLCRMTGVSEGVEVAKKGPKPFKFSRAFLGLLFFAVFLYKYERWAFE; translated from the coding sequence ATGAGATATTTTAACGCCTTCGTGCGTGGCATATTTTCGATGATCCTGGGAAAGGACACAACTTTATCGCGAAGGTGTAACCTGTATCTTTTCATGCTTGCCGCCGTTATATCTTTATTGGTGTGGTCCTGGCCTTCAGGAACTCTCACTGTCGAGGAGGAAAGGGTTTGGGATCGGATCAGAGAAGCTCAATTTTATCTTTACAGCTTAAAAACGCAAAGAGAAGGAGTTGCTCCCTCTCAAAGCTTGGACCCTTGGCAAAGCGGTCTTATCGGGACCGAATGGAGCATCATAACTACCACAGTGGGCTCTTTGGCGTCCAAACAGATTTCATGTAATCCCCTCTGGGGCGCGATCTTTCTGCGTTGGTTCGATAAGGCGGGACTAAAGCGAGGAGACAGGATTGCAATCTTAAGCTCAGGTTCTTTTCCAGGTTTTTTGATATCTTCCCTGGTCGCCGCAGAGGAAAGGGGGTTAGATGTGCTGCTTGTTGTCTCGCTGGGCGCATCTTCCTATGGCGCTAATGATCCGAATTTTCCTATCCCGATAATTCTAAGGGAACTGAGAAGGGCAGGATTTATCTCTACGAAGGCGGCTTTTTATACCTTTGGCGGAGACTACGAAATAGGAGCAGGCATTCCTCCGGATGGACTTGAAATATTGTCGCAATCTGCGATATCGGACGATGTACCGCTTTTACAAGCGAAGTCATTGCAAGAAGTGATTGATGCAAAGGTAGGACGTTTGGATATATTTAAACCTGCTTTGGTGGTGCAAATTGGCGGATCTCATGCAAATATGGGAACCGACGATGCTGTATTGTCGTTACCACCAGGTTTTTTGGATTCAAGATATGCCGAACGCGCCGGCAATGGGGTTATAGGATTGGTCCTCAAAAGAGGAATACCAGTTATACATATGCTTAACGTCAAAAGTTTATGCCGGATGACCGGCGTTTCCGAAGGGGTAGAAGTTGCAAAGAAAGGACCGAAGCCCTTCAAATTTTCAAGGGCCTTTTTAGGCCTACTATTTTTTGCCGTCTTTTTGTATAAGTATGAGCGATGGGCCTTTGAGTAA
- a CDS encoding M20/M25/M40 family metallo-hydrolase — translation MNDERFDRLAGELLRLIEIPSPSGNEGPILGYLEKRLQFLDLPSKRQMITENMGNLVFNPGSKVLFDLHVDTVPEIMEGIKCNPYLDGDLVYGRGASDIKGSIASLIIALEDYAQITKGDVDFPASIVFTVDEEQGGRGACEAVNLKPEEVIVFEPTELDICTMEAGAIGVRLNFSGRPAHGSDFEAGENAITKAIEFLSKLKELPFLEGEHPRIGEAGFNVQALFGGSVDELVIPSRSEMYVDFRLLPGVDHREAEIQLRQFFEEKGVDYEIDDVSPSFQLDDEVPIARKLKEVASAKLGLSLQTGAFKSWSDAEPYVTAGIPAIVFGPGKLSISHTPFEHISLGEMDVASRILTAFLASLTDISRDELNISRVR, via the coding sequence TTGAATGACGAAAGATTTGATCGACTGGCCGGTGAGCTTTTGAGGCTCATAGAAATTCCAAGTCCGAGCGGAAATGAAGGACCTATCTTGGGATACCTCGAAAAAAGGCTGCAGTTTCTTGACCTTCCTTCAAAAAGGCAAATGATAACCGAAAATATGGGAAATTTAGTCTTTAACCCGGGTTCTAAGGTGTTGTTCGATCTTCATGTAGACACCGTTCCTGAAATCATGGAAGGTATTAAGTGTAACCCGTATCTGGACGGAGATTTGGTTTACGGCAGAGGGGCATCCGACATAAAAGGGTCAATAGCATCGCTCATAATTGCCCTGGAAGACTATGCACAGATAACCAAAGGGGATGTTGACTTTCCTGCGAGCATAGTTTTTACCGTCGACGAAGAACAGGGCGGCAGAGGAGCCTGCGAAGCAGTGAACCTAAAGCCGGAAGAGGTCATCGTCTTTGAGCCGACGGAGCTTGATATATGCACAATGGAAGCAGGAGCCATAGGAGTCAGACTGAATTTTTCAGGTAGGCCCGCCCATGGAAGCGATTTCGAGGCGGGAGAAAACGCCATTACAAAGGCCATCGAATTTTTGTCCAAATTGAAGGAATTACCCTTTCTCGAAGGGGAGCATCCTCGCATTGGCGAGGCCGGATTCAACGTGCAGGCTCTGTTTGGCGGTTCTGTCGACGAACTGGTCATTCCAAGCCGAAGCGAGATGTACGTCGATTTCAGGTTATTGCCAGGGGTAGATCACAGAGAGGCAGAGATTCAGTTAAGGCAGTTCTTTGAGGAGAAGGGGGTCGACTACGAGATCGACGATGTCTCGCCTTCCTTTCAGTTGGACGATGAAGTTCCAATCGCCAGGAAACTTAAGGAAGTTGCTTCAGCAAAGTTAGGCCTGAGCTTGCAAACGGGAGCTTTTAAAAGTTGGAGCGATGCAGAGCCTTACGTTACAGCGGGCATCCCCGCGATAGTTTTTGGTCCAGGAAAGCTCTCCATATCCCATACGCCCTTTGAACACATCTCCTTGGGGGAAATGGATGTTGCAAGCAGGATTTTGACGGCCTTTTTGGCCTCCCTTACAGATATCTCGAGGGATGAGTTGAATATTTCAAGGGTTCGCTGA